The proteins below come from a single Arthrobacter crystallopoietes genomic window:
- a CDS encoding carbonic anhydrase: protein MTTDLTPALAWQKLREGNERFVSGSSNHPNQDASRRSSLVNQQHPFAVIFGCSDSRLAAEIIFDLGLGDAFVVRTAGQVIDDAVLGSLEYSVSLLDVPLIVVLGHDSCGAVTAAKQTVDTGEMPKGFLRDLVERITPSVLAARRNGFEEVNDIVVEHVQQVAERLVDSSRVISESVDKGEVAVIGVTYRLAEGRAELVSGFGAL from the coding sequence GTGACTACTGACCTCACCCCCGCATTGGCGTGGCAAAAGCTCCGCGAAGGCAATGAGCGCTTCGTTTCCGGCTCCTCGAACCACCCGAACCAGGACGCCTCCCGCCGCAGTTCGCTGGTCAACCAGCAGCATCCCTTCGCCGTAATATTCGGTTGCTCGGATTCCCGGCTGGCCGCCGAAATCATCTTCGATCTGGGCCTCGGCGACGCGTTCGTGGTCCGTACCGCCGGCCAGGTCATCGACGACGCGGTCCTCGGTTCGCTGGAGTACAGCGTCAGCCTGCTGGATGTCCCGCTGATCGTGGTGCTCGGCCACGACAGTTGCGGCGCGGTGACCGCCGCCAAACAGACCGTGGACACGGGCGAAATGCCTAAGGGATTCCTGCGTGACCTGGTCGAACGCATCACTCCCTCGGTCCTCGCCGCCCGGCGGAACGGCTTCGAGGAAGTCAACGACATAGTGGTCGAGCACGTGCAGCAGGTGGCGGAGCGGCTGGTGGACAGTTCGCGCGTCATCTCCGAGTCCGTCGACAAGGGCGAAGTTGCCGTCATCGGCGTCACCTACCGGCTCGCCGAAGGCCGGGCCGAGCTTGTCTCAGGATTTGGTGCGCTCTAA
- a CDS encoding sensor histidine kinase, with protein MAAAALGATGTNNPEAPHLVPENSEMRRAIWKFLIGSLATLLIVVVPVVIGASAISRQQAIDHAIERTQSTADFAVAPFIDERLLAGEPGALDRLDRLLQPRFERHRILRIKVWSSDGLIIYSDERSLIGQQFDLQPWQQELLAGSHPGIAHFEPQTGFENTFESGQGEMLEVYVATGTAGSEPVLYETYYQPDEVRADEREMMLGILPPVLGALAVLQLVQLVPALRMARRLQRDSATRRQLLQRAIESSELERQRLARDLHDDVIQDLSGVAYALESFELQDQPPSKEFLARTRALVQDNISALRGITTELYPPDLADLGLAGALERLGDPVRARGLEWHLRVVGDPAPDAQQAALLYRAAREAITNAIKHARASVISVELSLSGDRLQLAVYDDGEGFERAAGAPEGHLGLQILQDTVSAAGGRLDLRTAPRQGTEVLVSLPV; from the coding sequence TTGGCGGCGGCGGCCTTGGGCGCCACCGGCACGAATAACCCGGAGGCGCCCCATCTGGTTCCGGAGAACTCCGAGATGCGGCGGGCGATCTGGAAGTTCCTCATCGGCAGCCTGGCGACGCTGCTGATTGTGGTGGTTCCCGTGGTCATCGGCGCCAGCGCCATCTCACGCCAGCAAGCCATCGACCATGCGATCGAAAGAACCCAAAGCACGGCTGACTTCGCCGTGGCCCCGTTCATCGATGAGCGGTTGCTGGCCGGCGAGCCCGGTGCGCTGGACCGGCTGGACCGGCTGCTTCAGCCACGGTTTGAACGCCACCGCATACTGCGGATCAAGGTGTGGAGTTCCGATGGCCTCATCATCTACTCGGACGAACGCTCGCTGATCGGCCAGCAGTTCGATCTGCAGCCCTGGCAGCAGGAGCTTCTCGCCGGTAGCCACCCCGGCATCGCCCACTTCGAACCCCAGACCGGTTTTGAAAACACCTTCGAGAGCGGTCAGGGCGAGATGCTGGAAGTCTATGTAGCCACCGGGACCGCCGGCAGTGAGCCTGTGCTGTACGAGACGTACTACCAGCCCGACGAAGTGCGCGCCGACGAGCGGGAGATGATGCTCGGAATCCTGCCGCCGGTGCTCGGTGCCCTCGCAGTGCTCCAGCTCGTCCAGCTGGTCCCGGCTCTGCGGATGGCCCGCCGCCTGCAGCGGGACAGCGCCACGCGACGTCAGCTGCTCCAGCGCGCCATCGAATCCTCTGAACTTGAACGCCAGAGGCTCGCCCGCGACCTGCACGATGATGTCATCCAGGATCTGTCCGGCGTGGCCTACGCGCTGGAGTCCTTCGAACTGCAGGACCAGCCGCCGTCCAAGGAGTTCCTCGCCCGGACCCGGGCGCTGGTCCAAGACAACATCAGCGCTCTGCGCGGCATCACCACCGAGCTGTACCCGCCGGATCTTGCCGACCTGGGTCTGGCCGGCGCCCTTGAACGCCTCGGTGATCCGGTCCGTGCCCGCGGGCTCGAGTGGCACCTGCGGGTCGTCGGCGACCCCGCACCGGACGCGCAGCAGGCGGCCCTGCTGTACCGTGCGGCACGCGAAGCCATCACCAATGCCATCAAACATGCCCGTGCCAGCGTGATCAGCGTCGAACTCAGCCTAAGCGGTGACCGGCTCCAGCTGGCGGTGTACGACGACGGCGAAGGCTTCGAGCGGGCGGCCGGAGCCCCGGAAGGCCACCTTGGACTGCAGATCCTGCAGGACACCGTGTCGGCCGCCGGTGGGCGTCTGGATCTGCGCACCGCTCCGAGGCAGGGTACCGAGGTCCTGGTCAGCCTGCCCGTCTAA
- a CDS encoding prepilin peptidase: MIQELARLWSVHPLAFAALLVAAVYLVATGALLSWIDLRTHRLPNRIVFPAYGVAGILLTTAALAAGEPGRLVRLLAGGALLWIFYFAVRFVYPSGMGFGDVKLAGVLGLYLGYFGWGHLLGGTFAAFLLGSLYGVALLLVRRGTLKSNIPFGPFMILGALAAVAVPLGL, encoded by the coding sequence ATGATCCAGGAACTGGCCCGGCTGTGGAGCGTCCACCCGCTGGCTTTCGCCGCGCTGCTGGTTGCCGCGGTCTACCTGGTGGCTACCGGCGCCCTGCTGAGCTGGATCGATCTGCGCACCCACCGGCTGCCCAACCGCATCGTCTTCCCGGCCTACGGGGTGGCGGGAATACTGCTAACGACGGCGGCGCTCGCCGCGGGCGAGCCGGGCCGGCTGGTGCGGTTGCTCGCCGGGGGAGCGTTGCTGTGGATCTTCTACTTCGCGGTTCGTTTCGTATACCCCTCAGGGATGGGGTTCGGTGACGTCAAGCTGGCCGGGGTGTTGGGGCTGTATCTGGGCTACTTCGGCTGGGGGCACCTCCTGGGCGGGACCTTCGCCGCGTTCCTGCTGGGCAGCCTGTACGGCGTGGCCCTGCTGCTGGTCCGGCGCGGAACCCTGAAGTCCAACATCCCCTTCGGCCCGTTCATGATCCTCGGCGCCCTCGCGGCGGTGGCGGTCCCGCTCGGCTTATAG
- a CDS encoding TetR/AcrR family transcriptional regulator, producing the protein MAESTRDDGGGRRERKRATTRMAITDAARSLTAAHGVNGFTIEQLCEDVGISRRTFFNYFPGKEDAILGDPMDHIPEALARVFVEGGAGFPADEISPTMLPDFIELACAMMDRLAMSRDDVVRLREAITAEPKLLDKAVHGSQKAEEAFAQLLAARERLLPQDLRIRLAVGVMTAISKQAGEEFFAPWNTRSYREVLTDAVDAVRAIIHPAAHTTTT; encoded by the coding sequence GTGGCAGAGAGTACAAGGGACGACGGCGGCGGGAGACGCGAGCGCAAACGCGCGACAACGCGCATGGCCATCACCGACGCCGCGCGCTCCCTCACCGCCGCGCACGGCGTCAACGGATTTACCATCGAGCAACTCTGCGAAGACGTCGGCATCTCCCGACGCACGTTCTTCAACTACTTTCCTGGCAAAGAGGACGCCATCCTCGGCGACCCGATGGACCACATCCCGGAAGCGCTGGCGCGTGTGTTCGTCGAAGGTGGAGCCGGTTTTCCCGCCGACGAAATCTCGCCGACCATGCTGCCCGATTTCATCGAACTCGCCTGCGCCATGATGGACCGCCTGGCCATGAGCCGGGATGACGTCGTCCGGCTCCGGGAGGCCATCACGGCCGAACCTAAACTTCTGGACAAGGCCGTCCACGGGTCCCAGAAGGCCGAGGAAGCCTTCGCCCAACTGCTGGCAGCGCGGGAACGCCTGCTGCCTCAAGACCTGCGGATCCGGCTCGCCGTCGGCGTAATGACCGCCATCTCCAAGCAGGCCGGCGAAGAGTTTTTCGCGCCCTGGAACACCCGCAGCTACCGCGAGGTCCTGACCGATGCGGTAGACGCCGTCCGCGCAATCATCCACCCGGCAGCCCACACGACAACCACCTGA
- a CDS encoding MDR family MFS transporter, producing the protein MTATAARTEGPLLLTQKRIWIIFSALIAGMMLASLDQTIVSTAMPTIVGQLGGVEHQTWITTAYLLATTIVMPIYGKFGDVMGRRNLFLFAIALFTLASVGCAFAPDFWTFVVFRAMQGLGGGGLMILSQAIIADIVPANERGKYMGPLGGIFGLSAVAGPLLGGYFVDHLTWQWAFYINIPIGIIAFLIAYFALTLPNKKAEKRIDIAGVVLLSAATACMIFFTDFGGRNDYGWGAPLTWLFGAGMLLAAVAFVLVERKAEDPIIPLSLFKNPIFINSTAIGFTLGVAMFAALAFVPTFLQMSSGTSAAVSGLLMLPMMVGMMGTSIWSGLAITKSGKYKAYPIAGSAVVIAAMLWMTTLEAATPIWVVCAQLFLFGAGLGLIMQVVVLVVQNSVPVDQIGTATSSNNYFREVGAALGVAIFGAMFTSRLSESLTDVFTGSGASPEAAANATSTLEPAAMSQLPQQVQDGIVTAYAESLAPVFWYLVPFLVIALVLAITMKQIPLSDVAGMVARGEAIGGEEAVRLEAEREAAQAGRKDPGASKDPNDDAGDLVDAGNRASAGSSPDSSEPSR; encoded by the coding sequence ATGACCGCAACCGCTGCACGGACCGAGGGCCCGCTGCTGCTGACCCAGAAACGCATCTGGATCATCTTCTCCGCGCTGATCGCCGGCATGATGCTGGCCAGCCTTGACCAGACCATCGTCTCAACGGCGATGCCCACCATCGTCGGCCAGCTTGGCGGCGTGGAACACCAGACCTGGATTACCACGGCGTATCTGCTGGCCACCACGATCGTGATGCCGATCTACGGTAAGTTCGGCGACGTTATGGGCCGACGCAACCTGTTCCTCTTTGCCATCGCGCTGTTTACGCTGGCCTCGGTGGGCTGCGCGTTCGCCCCGGACTTCTGGACCTTTGTGGTCTTCCGCGCCATGCAGGGCCTGGGCGGCGGCGGCCTGATGATCCTCTCGCAGGCCATCATCGCCGACATCGTCCCGGCCAATGAACGCGGCAAGTACATGGGCCCGCTCGGCGGCATCTTCGGCCTTTCAGCCGTTGCCGGTCCTTTGCTCGGCGGCTACTTCGTGGACCATCTGACCTGGCAGTGGGCCTTCTACATCAACATTCCCATCGGCATTATTGCCTTCCTGATCGCCTACTTCGCGCTGACCTTGCCGAACAAGAAGGCTGAGAAACGAATCGACATTGCCGGCGTCGTACTGTTGTCCGCAGCCACCGCCTGCATGATCTTCTTCACCGACTTCGGTGGCCGCAACGACTACGGCTGGGGCGCCCCGCTGACCTGGCTCTTCGGTGCCGGGATGCTGCTCGCCGCCGTCGCGTTTGTCCTCGTGGAGCGCAAAGCCGAGGATCCGATCATCCCGCTGAGCTTGTTCAAGAACCCGATCTTCATCAACAGCACGGCCATCGGCTTCACCCTAGGCGTGGCCATGTTCGCCGCGCTGGCGTTTGTTCCGACGTTCCTGCAGATGTCCTCCGGCACTTCGGCCGCTGTCTCCGGCCTGCTGATGCTGCCGATGATGGTCGGCATGATGGGTACTTCCATCTGGTCCGGCCTGGCGATCACGAAGTCCGGCAAGTACAAGGCATACCCAATCGCCGGCAGCGCCGTGGTGATCGCCGCGATGCTGTGGATGACGACGCTCGAGGCAGCTACCCCGATCTGGGTCGTCTGCGCCCAGCTGTTCCTGTTCGGCGCCGGCCTCGGCCTGATCATGCAGGTAGTGGTCCTCGTGGTCCAGAACTCGGTCCCGGTGGACCAGATCGGCACCGCCACCAGCTCCAACAACTATTTCCGCGAGGTGGGGGCGGCCCTGGGCGTGGCGATCTTCGGCGCGATGTTCACCTCCCGCCTGTCGGAGTCGTTGACCGACGTGTTCACCGGCTCCGGAGCCTCGCCCGAAGCTGCGGCGAACGCCACGTCAACCCTTGAGCCGGCGGCAATGAGCCAACTGCCCCAGCAGGTCCAGGACGGCATCGTCACCGCCTACGCCGAGTCCCTTGCGCCGGTTTTCTGGTACCTGGTGCCCTTCCTGGTCATTGCCCTCGTGCTGGCCATCACCATGAAGCAGATCCCGCTCTCCGACGTGGCCGGCATGGTCGCCCGCGGCGAGGCGATCGGCGGCGAGGAAGCCGTGCGCCTGGAGGCCGAGCGGGAAGCCGCCCAGGCCGGGCGCAAGGATCCCGGCGCTTCCAAGGATCCCAACGACGACGCCGGGGATCTCGTCGACGCCGGAAACCGCGCGAGTGCGGGTTCATCTCCGGACAGCAGCGAGCCCAGCCGGTAA
- a CDS encoding class II fumarate hydratase encodes MTSTTADSVEYRIEHDTMGEVRVPVNALYRAQTQRAVENFPISGKTLERAHIEALARIKKAAATANAELGVLDGELAKAIEAAADEVASGKYDGDFPIDVFQTGSGTSSNMNTNEVLAELASRSLKESGSDKVVHPNDHVNASQSSNDVFPTSVHVAATSALINDLIPALDYLAASLERKAVEFKDVVKSGRTHLMDATPVTLGQEFGGYAAQVRYGIERINASLPRVAEVPLGGTAVGTGINTPAGFSARVIELLAADTGLPLLEARDHFEAQANRDGLVEASGQLRNIAYSFMKINNDLRWMGSGPNTGLGEIAIPDLQPGSSIMPGKVNPVICEAAIMVSAQVIGNDTTIALSSTNGAFELNVGIPVMAANLLESIRLLTNTSRVMADKMIDGLTANVERARFLAEASPSIVTPLNKYIGYENAAKIAKHAVKEGLTVREAVVALGFLERGELTEEQLDKALDVLSMTTPPQK; translated from the coding sequence ATGACTTCCACTACTGCCGACTCCGTTGAGTACCGCATTGAACACGACACCATGGGCGAGGTCCGCGTCCCGGTAAACGCTCTCTACCGCGCGCAGACCCAGCGTGCCGTCGAGAACTTCCCGATCTCCGGCAAGACGCTCGAGCGCGCACACATCGAGGCGCTGGCCCGGATCAAGAAGGCCGCCGCTACCGCCAACGCCGAACTCGGCGTGCTCGACGGCGAGCTGGCCAAGGCGATCGAAGCCGCTGCCGACGAGGTCGCCTCCGGCAAGTATGACGGCGACTTCCCCATCGATGTGTTCCAGACCGGTTCCGGCACGTCCTCGAACATGAACACCAACGAGGTCCTCGCCGAGCTGGCTTCGCGCTCGCTCAAGGAGTCCGGCAGCGACAAGGTGGTCCACCCCAACGACCACGTCAACGCCTCGCAGTCCTCCAACGACGTGTTCCCCACCTCGGTGCACGTTGCCGCCACGTCCGCACTGATCAATGACCTGATCCCGGCACTCGACTACCTGGCCGCTTCACTGGAGCGCAAGGCCGTGGAGTTCAAGGACGTCGTCAAGTCCGGCCGCACCCACCTGATGGACGCCACCCCGGTCACCCTGGGCCAGGAGTTCGGCGGCTACGCCGCGCAGGTCCGCTACGGCATCGAGCGCATCAACGCCTCGCTCCCCCGTGTCGCCGAGGTCCCGCTGGGCGGCACCGCCGTCGGCACCGGCATCAACACCCCCGCCGGCTTCTCCGCCCGCGTGATCGAGCTGCTCGCTGCCGACACCGGCCTGCCGCTGCTCGAGGCCCGCGACCACTTCGAGGCCCAGGCCAACCGCGACGGCCTGGTCGAAGCCTCCGGCCAGCTGCGCAACATCGCCTACTCGTTCATGAAGATCAACAACGATCTGCGCTGGATGGGCTCCGGCCCCAACACCGGTCTCGGCGAAATCGCCATCCCGGATCTGCAGCCCGGCTCCTCGATCATGCCCGGCAAGGTCAACCCGGTCATCTGCGAGGCCGCCATCATGGTTTCCGCCCAGGTCATCGGCAATGACACCACCATCGCCCTGTCCTCCACCAACGGCGCCTTCGAGCTGAACGTGGGCATCCCGGTCATGGCGGCCAACCTGCTCGAGTCCATCCGCCTGCTGACCAACACCAGCCGCGTCATGGCGGACAAGATGATCGACGGCCTGACCGCCAACGTGGAGCGCGCCCGCTTCCTGGCCGAGGCTTCGCCGTCCATCGTGACCCCGTTGAACAAGTACATCGGTTACGAGAACGCTGCCAAGATCGCCAAGCACGCGGTCAAGGAAGGCCTGACCGTCCGCGAGGCCGTCGTGGCCCTGGGCTTCCTCGAGCGCGGCGAACTGACCGAAGAGCAGCTGGACAAGGCCCTGGACGTACTTTCCATGACCACCCCGCCCCAGAAGTAA
- a CDS encoding response regulator translates to MTEEKARDIARVVVVDDHTTFAELLSDALDRQEDLENAGIAGSAKDGVELCRSLEPDVVVMDYHLPDGNGLDAAEQILAHNPLTRVIVLTGDPSPEILGRAAITGICGFLPKDGSLATLLDTLRHARTGSLVIHPSLLAIASRASTSQPADTPSLTERERQVLGLMAAGHDVRANAKHLGITENTCRGYVKSILAKLDAHTQLEAVAVAGRLGLLTADRDG, encoded by the coding sequence ATGACCGAAGAAAAAGCACGGGATATAGCCCGTGTTGTAGTTGTTGATGATCACACAACATTTGCGGAACTGTTGTCGGATGCGTTGGACCGGCAGGAAGATCTGGAGAACGCGGGCATCGCGGGCAGCGCCAAAGACGGCGTCGAACTGTGCCGCTCGCTGGAACCAGACGTGGTGGTGATGGATTACCACCTGCCGGATGGCAACGGGCTGGACGCTGCAGAGCAGATACTGGCGCACAATCCTTTGACGCGCGTTATCGTGCTCACAGGGGATCCGTCACCGGAAATCCTCGGACGTGCGGCCATCACCGGAATCTGCGGCTTCCTGCCGAAGGACGGCTCGCTGGCCACCTTGCTGGACACCCTGCGGCATGCCCGCACAGGTTCCCTGGTGATCCATCCGTCCCTGCTGGCGATCGCCAGCAGGGCTTCCACTTCCCAGCCCGCGGACACGCCGTCGCTGACCGAGCGGGAGCGTCAGGTACTGGGGCTGATGGCGGCCGGCCACGACGTGCGGGCCAACGCGAAGCATCTGGGCATCACGGAAAACACGTGCCGCGGCTATGTGAAATCCATCCTGGCCAAGCTGGACGCGCACACGCAGCTTGAAGCCGTGGCCGTCGCCGGACGTCTGGGGCTCCTGACGGCGGACAGGGATGGCTAG
- a CDS encoding DUF4245 domain-containing protein: MSEVRPEDSAQPAATPVLTAKQAKRANATVTGMLIALGLTIAIFLPIFFLNPASKSEVYERNIDVPGTASQAAATAGYEPLALELPEPWRANYARWSTGGTGAVPAWEVGYLTPKGQHIALTQTDKANPTWIAQTTDNAPITSDRQAGGESWELRDRGDDRKHLVLEQNGFTVILSGGADLDEFDTLGTAVVEELAQSEPAEK; encoded by the coding sequence GTGAGTGAAGTACGCCCCGAAGATTCAGCCCAGCCTGCCGCAACCCCGGTTCTGACGGCAAAACAGGCCAAACGCGCTAATGCCACCGTGACCGGCATGCTGATTGCCCTGGGCCTGACCATCGCGATCTTCCTGCCGATCTTCTTCCTGAACCCGGCCAGTAAGTCCGAGGTTTACGAACGTAACATTGACGTTCCCGGCACGGCATCGCAGGCCGCGGCCACCGCAGGCTACGAGCCGCTGGCGCTCGAACTGCCGGAGCCATGGCGCGCCAACTACGCCCGCTGGAGCACCGGCGGCACCGGAGCAGTCCCCGCATGGGAGGTCGGCTACCTCACGCCCAAGGGCCAGCACATCGCCCTGACCCAGACGGACAAAGCCAATCCCACCTGGATCGCGCAGACAACCGACAACGCGCCCATCACGAGCGATCGCCAAGCCGGCGGGGAAAGCTGGGAACTGCGCGACCGCGGCGACGACCGCAAGCACCTGGTGCTGGAGCAGAACGGTTTCACCGTGATCCTCAGCGGCGGTGCGGACCTTGACGAGTTCGACACCCTCGGCACTGCCGTCGTGGAGGAGCTGGCCCAGAGCGAGCCGGCCGAAAAGTAA
- a CDS encoding NUDIX hydrolase has protein sequence MPTPDFILQLREKIGQDLLWLPGATAVVLDDNNRVLLGRRADNGIWTLITGILEPGEQPAVGIVREVFEETGVVAEVEHLAEVFAGGPMEFVNGDQAQFLTLNFRCRYVSGEARVNDDESSEVGWFALDDLPELPDYHRARLRAAMRANGVPEFVR, from the coding sequence ATGCCTACACCGGACTTCATTCTGCAACTGCGCGAAAAAATCGGCCAGGACCTGTTGTGGCTGCCCGGCGCCACCGCGGTCGTGCTGGATGACAACAACCGGGTGCTGCTAGGGCGGCGCGCGGATAACGGCATCTGGACGCTGATCACCGGGATCCTGGAGCCGGGGGAACAGCCCGCTGTCGGGATCGTCCGGGAAGTGTTCGAGGAAACCGGCGTGGTGGCGGAAGTGGAGCATCTGGCCGAGGTGTTCGCCGGCGGTCCCATGGAGTTCGTCAACGGCGACCAGGCCCAGTTCCTGACACTGAATTTCCGCTGCCGGTACGTCTCGGGTGAGGCACGGGTGAACGACGACGAGTCCTCCGAAGTGGGCTGGTTCGCCTTGGATGACCTGCCGGAGCTGCCCGACTACCACCGTGCCCGGCTGAGAGCTGCCATGCGGGCTAACGGCGTGCCGGAATTCGTGCGCTGA
- the glpX gene encoding class II fructose-bisphosphatase, which yields MSKAAPAAQYSTLSPSLAVADDGPDRNLALELVRVTEAAAIAGGHWVGYGDKNTADGAAVDAMRSFLSTVHFNGVVVIGEGEKDEAPMLYNGEKVGDGSGPEVDVAVDPIDGTRLTALGINNALSVLAVSERGSMFDPSAVFYMEKLVTGPEAADLVDLRLPIKQNLHLIAKAKNKKVNQINVMILDRDRHKPMVEEIRAAGARTRFIMDGDVAGGIAAAREGTGIDVLMGIGGTPEGIVTACAIKSLGGVIQGRLWPTNDEEKQKAIDAGHDLDRVLTTNDLVTSDNCYFAATGITDGDLLRGVRYAPNTVRTQSIVMRSKSGTIRFIDGEHRADKWEGYERKH from the coding sequence GTGTCCAAAGCCGCACCGGCCGCCCAGTATTCAACGCTTTCCCCGTCCCTGGCTGTCGCCGACGATGGGCCGGACCGCAACCTGGCCCTGGAGCTCGTCCGCGTGACCGAAGCCGCCGCCATCGCCGGCGGCCACTGGGTTGGCTACGGGGACAAAAACACCGCAGACGGCGCCGCCGTGGACGCCATGCGTTCCTTCCTCTCCACCGTCCACTTCAACGGTGTTGTGGTGATCGGCGAGGGTGAAAAAGACGAAGCACCCATGCTCTACAACGGCGAGAAGGTCGGCGACGGCTCCGGTCCCGAGGTGGACGTGGCCGTGGACCCGATCGACGGCACCCGCCTGACCGCGCTGGGCATCAACAACGCGCTGTCCGTGCTGGCCGTGTCCGAGCGTGGCAGCATGTTCGACCCCTCGGCCGTGTTCTATATGGAGAAGCTGGTCACCGGTCCCGAGGCCGCGGACCTGGTGGACCTGCGCCTGCCGATCAAGCAGAACCTGCACCTGATCGCCAAGGCCAAGAACAAGAAGGTCAACCAGATCAACGTGATGATCCTGGACCGCGACCGCCACAAGCCGATGGTCGAAGAGATCCGCGCAGCCGGCGCCCGCACCCGCTTCATCATGGACGGCGACGTGGCCGGCGGTATTGCGGCCGCCCGCGAAGGCACGGGCATCGATGTCCTGATGGGCATCGGCGGCACCCCGGAGGGAATCGTCACGGCGTGCGCCATCAAGTCCCTCGGCGGTGTCATCCAGGGCCGGCTGTGGCCCACCAACGACGAGGAAAAGCAGAAGGCGATCGACGCCGGCCACGACCTGGACCGCGTGCTGACCACCAATGACCTCGTCACCAGCGACAACTGCTACTTCGCCGCCACCGGCATCACCGACGGCGACCTGCTGCGCGGCGTCCGCTACGCGCCCAACACCGTGCGCACCCAGTCCATCGTGATGCGCTCCAAGTCCGGCACCATCCGCTTTATCGACGGGGAGCACCGCGCCGACAAGTGGGAAGGCTACGAGCGCAAGCACTAG
- a CDS encoding AfsR/SARP family transcriptional regulator: protein MPISVRIIGNLQVRRGDAVLTAATLGGPKPRQIFEILLLKLGTPVSKDRLVELLWGGRPPGEALATLESYVSVLRRNLQPGCAKTGPLRTANGGYLLEPSLVELDLARFNDLVDLAEHSSPQQAYAALTQALNSGSGTLLSDELTPEWAEDARDHHTAAVTAAQIRAAEIAAGLGQAHEAVQWSEHAVASEPLNERAWSALVTSLESAGRYAEGLQAYDKCRRLLDRDLGCAPGPALRDAHVRLLQKTAETDGELSEVLEALLYLNERMRAQSLRESAMAAANSRTRGFRTGSNHESASRVINSFLNKALAVS, encoded by the coding sequence ATGCCCATTTCTGTTCGGATCATCGGTAATCTTCAAGTCCGCCGCGGCGACGCCGTTCTGACGGCAGCCACGCTGGGCGGTCCGAAGCCCAGGCAGATCTTCGAAATTCTGCTGTTGAAACTGGGTACTCCGGTTTCCAAAGACCGACTCGTTGAGCTGCTGTGGGGCGGCCGGCCTCCGGGCGAGGCCCTGGCCACACTCGAAAGCTACGTCAGCGTCCTGCGACGCAATCTGCAGCCAGGCTGCGCCAAGACCGGCCCGCTGCGTACCGCCAACGGCGGCTACCTGCTGGAACCGTCCCTGGTGGAACTCGACCTGGCTCGTTTCAATGACCTGGTGGACCTCGCTGAGCACAGCAGCCCGCAGCAGGCCTACGCCGCGCTGACGCAGGCGCTGAACTCCGGTTCCGGAACGTTGCTCAGCGACGAGCTCACCCCGGAATGGGCCGAAGACGCACGCGACCACCACACGGCCGCTGTAACCGCTGCCCAGATCCGGGCGGCCGAAATCGCCGCCGGCCTGGGGCAGGCACACGAAGCTGTCCAGTGGTCCGAACACGCGGTGGCATCGGAGCCGCTGAACGAACGGGCCTGGTCCGCATTGGTCACCAGCTTGGAAAGCGCCGGCCGTTACGCCGAAGGCCTGCAAGCCTACGACAAGTGCCGGCGGCTGCTGGACCGTGACCTCGGCTGCGCCCCTGGCCCCGCCCTCCGGGACGCGCACGTGCGGCTGCTGCAGAAAACCGCAGAGACCGACGGCGAACTGTCCGAGGTCCTGGAGGCTCTGCTGTACCTGAACGAGCGGATGCGTGCCCAGTCGTTGCGCGAGAGCGCGATGGCAGCGGCGAACTCGCGGACGCGCGGCTTCAGGACCGGCAGCAACCACGAATCGGCCAGCAGGGTCATCAATTCGTTCCTGAACAAAGCACTCGCGGTTAGCTGA